In Diabrotica undecimpunctata isolate CICGRU chromosome 4, icDiaUnde3, whole genome shotgun sequence, a single genomic region encodes these proteins:
- the LOC140438587 gene encoding zinc finger BED domain-containing protein 5-like yields the protein MVIEMIGESAAKETKNLPLSSNTVSRRIHEMAEDINEQIVGKLSGLFAIQLDEATDSNDDAQLKCYVQYIHETNICEDLLFCRKICESCKATGLFEILNSYMSENNINWDNCVGVCTDSVRATSGQYGGL from the coding sequence ATGGTAATAGAGATGATTGGAGAATCGGCagccaaagaaacaaaaaatttacCTCTTTCAAGCAATACGGTTAGTCGCCGTATTCACGAGATGGCAGAAGATATTAATGAGCAAATTGTGGGGAAACTTTCAGGTTTATTTGCCATTCAACTGGACGAGGCGACTGATAGTAATGATGATGCTCAATTGAAATGTTATGTACAGTACATACATGAAACAAATATATGTGAGGATTtgttattttgcagaaaaatatgTGAAAGTTGTAAAGCTACTGGTTTATTCGAAATTTTAAACTCATATATGagtgaaaataatattaactgggATAACTGTGTAGGCGTGTGTACGGATAGTGTCCGAGCGACGTCTGGACAGTATGGAGGACTATAA